The Mytilus galloprovincialis chromosome 2, xbMytGall1.hap1.1, whole genome shotgun sequence genome has a window encoding:
- the LOC143064502 gene encoding zinc transporter ZIP10-like isoform X2: protein MCYSMSSKLCFICLALFLLSFIPQQSNGKETEQSNLYDKVTPKPINPNEETLKQIIPKNLSNTSQNEKLLKREYFISKLLEDFGNENGVLTHDGLDKMLTQLGFKVGHVHNIKDHDHNRDHDHSVDHDHSKNHDHNHHEVEQNYSEEEDHTPRNKIKRFLKISTKNDSSVKDKYKKYNVDSLLHEYGYTDGITRNQFVNFCPGLLFLLMGLEHADQHYPDGIHQHLNTSESSYRLPEVWGFSCLSVLAISLVGLLGVTVIPIMQKVFYNHLLQFLVALAVGALSGDAMLHLIPHAFQGGHSSHGEHDSHDNSQHMSSVLKGLCGLGGIYFFFLIERLLTIHTQEKRKRNNGKSKHTNNKTVYSKEQNSSFIGHARKTSEPDCEDMIMGIHPGHKALKNYAEESHNTDCHKLDDLSDEENHVNCKKSTDEEEPSLVLSHTHGGHGHSHCHKVPKTVAAIAWMVIIGDGIHNFSDGLAIGASFAESLTGGLSTSIAVFCHELPHEIGDFAVLLRAGMTVKQALVYNCVSSVLAFMGMCIGILIGNIEGASLWIFLGVAGMFLYIALVDMLPQVSDVDTKKGEHPHCHLLLQISGMMLGAGIMFLIALFEHDLKNIF from the exons ATGTGCTATTCCATGTCTTCAAAACTATGCTTCATATGTCTAGCATTATTTTTGCTGTCCTTTATACCTCAACAAAGTAATGGCAAAGAAACAGAACAAAGCAACTTGTATGATAAAGTTACCCCAAAACCTATCAACCCAAACGAGGAAACCTTGAAACAGATCATTCCAAAGAACTTAAGTAATACGTCACAAAATGAGAAACTTTTAAAGAGggaatattttatttctaagttATTAGAAGATTTTGGTAATGAAAATGGTGTGTTGACACATGATGGTCTGGATAAAATGTTAACACAGTTAGGTTTTAAAGTTGGTCATGTTCACAACATTAAAGACCATGATCACAACAGAGACCATGATCACAGCGTAGACCATGATCACAGCAAAAACCATGATCACAATCACCATGAAGTTGAGCAAAATTATTCAGAAGAGGAAGATCATACTCCCaggaacaaaataaaaagatttttgaaGATTAGCACTAAAAATGACAGTTCTGTTAAA gacaaatataaaaaatataatgttgacAGTTTGTTACATGAGTATGGATATACAGATGGCATAACAAGGAACCAGTTTGTTAACTTTTGTCCTGGGTTACTGTTCTTGTTGATGGGTTTAGAGCATGCAGATCAACATTATCCTGATGGAATACACCAACATCTGAATACATCAGAGAGTAGCTATCGTCTACCAGAAG TATGGGGTTTTAGCTGTCTGTCAGTGCTTGCGATCAGTTTAGTAGGATTACTTGGTGTAACTGTTATTCCCATCATGCAGAAAGTCTTTTATAATCATCTGTTACAGTTTTTAGTAGCGTTAGCTGTTGGAGCCCTCTCTGGAGATGCTATGTTACATCTCATTCCTCAT GCATTCCAAGGTGGACATTCCTCGCATGGTGAACATGATTCACATGACAACTCACAGCATATGTCATCTGTATTGAAAGGACTGTGTGGACTTGGAGGAATATATTTCTTCTTTCTGATAGAAAGACTCTTGACAATACATACACAAGAAAAACGCAAAAGAAACAAT GGTAAATCTAAACACACCAATAACAAGACGGTATATAGTAAGGAACAAAACAGCAGTTTTATAGGACATGCAAGAAAAACGTCTGAACCTGATTGTGAAGATATGATTATGGGCATTCATCCTGGACACAAAG CTTTGAAGAATTATGCTGAAGAATCTCACAATACTGACTGTCACAAGCTAGATGATTTGAGTGACGAGGAAAATCATGTCAACTGTAAGAAATCTACAGACGAGGAAGAGCCATCACTAGTATTAAGTCATACACATGGTGGTCATGGTCATAGCCACTGTCATAAAGTACCCAAGACAGTGGCAGCTATTGCATGGATGGTTATTATTGGTGATGGAATCCATAACTTTTCTGATGGTTTAGCTATAGGTGCATCTTTTGCAGAAAGTTTAACAGGAGGATTGAGTACATCAATTGCTGTATTCTGTCATGAACTACCTCATGAAATAG gtgATTTTGCTGTTTTATTAAGAGCAGGGATGACAGTTAAACAAGCCCTGGTATATAACTGTGTATCATCTGTTCTTGCCTTTATGGGTATGTGTATTGGTATTCTTATCGGTAATATAGAAGGTGCTAGCCTATGGATTTTTCTTGGAGTCGCTGGCATGTTCCTGTACATAGCTTTAGTTGATATG CTTCCACAGGTGTCTGATGTAGATACAAAGAAGGGAGAGCATCCACATTGTCATCTTTTGTTACAGATTTCAGGAATGATGTTAGGAGCAGGAATAATGTTTCTCATAGCTTTATTTGAACATGACCTGAAGAATATCTTCTGA
- the LOC143064502 gene encoding zinc transporter ZIP10-like isoform X1, with translation MERFAHGTKFTMCYSMSSKLCFICLALFLLSFIPQQSNGKETEQSNLYDKVTPKPINPNEETLKQIIPKNLSNTSQNEKLLKREYFISKLLEDFGNENGVLTHDGLDKMLTQLGFKVGHVHNIKDHDHNRDHDHSVDHDHSKNHDHNHHEVEQNYSEEEDHTPRNKIKRFLKISTKNDSSVKDKYKKYNVDSLLHEYGYTDGITRNQFVNFCPGLLFLLMGLEHADQHYPDGIHQHLNTSESSYRLPEVWGFSCLSVLAISLVGLLGVTVIPIMQKVFYNHLLQFLVALAVGALSGDAMLHLIPHAFQGGHSSHGEHDSHDNSQHMSSVLKGLCGLGGIYFFFLIERLLTIHTQEKRKRNNGKSKHTNNKTVYSKEQNSSFIGHARKTSEPDCEDMIMGIHPGHKALKNYAEESHNTDCHKLDDLSDEENHVNCKKSTDEEEPSLVLSHTHGGHGHSHCHKVPKTVAAIAWMVIIGDGIHNFSDGLAIGASFAESLTGGLSTSIAVFCHELPHEIGDFAVLLRAGMTVKQALVYNCVSSVLAFMGMCIGILIGNIEGASLWIFLGVAGMFLYIALVDMLPQVSDVDTKKGEHPHCHLLLQISGMMLGAGIMFLIALFEHDLKNIF, from the exons ATGTGCTATTCCATGTCTTCAAAACTATGCTTCATATGTCTAGCATTATTTTTGCTGTCCTTTATACCTCAACAAAGTAATGGCAAAGAAACAGAACAAAGCAACTTGTATGATAAAGTTACCCCAAAACCTATCAACCCAAACGAGGAAACCTTGAAACAGATCATTCCAAAGAACTTAAGTAATACGTCACAAAATGAGAAACTTTTAAAGAGggaatattttatttctaagttATTAGAAGATTTTGGTAATGAAAATGGTGTGTTGACACATGATGGTCTGGATAAAATGTTAACACAGTTAGGTTTTAAAGTTGGTCATGTTCACAACATTAAAGACCATGATCACAACAGAGACCATGATCACAGCGTAGACCATGATCACAGCAAAAACCATGATCACAATCACCATGAAGTTGAGCAAAATTATTCAGAAGAGGAAGATCATACTCCCaggaacaaaataaaaagatttttgaaGATTAGCACTAAAAATGACAGTTCTGTTAAA gacaaatataaaaaatataatgttgacAGTTTGTTACATGAGTATGGATATACAGATGGCATAACAAGGAACCAGTTTGTTAACTTTTGTCCTGGGTTACTGTTCTTGTTGATGGGTTTAGAGCATGCAGATCAACATTATCCTGATGGAATACACCAACATCTGAATACATCAGAGAGTAGCTATCGTCTACCAGAAG TATGGGGTTTTAGCTGTCTGTCAGTGCTTGCGATCAGTTTAGTAGGATTACTTGGTGTAACTGTTATTCCCATCATGCAGAAAGTCTTTTATAATCATCTGTTACAGTTTTTAGTAGCGTTAGCTGTTGGAGCCCTCTCTGGAGATGCTATGTTACATCTCATTCCTCAT GCATTCCAAGGTGGACATTCCTCGCATGGTGAACATGATTCACATGACAACTCACAGCATATGTCATCTGTATTGAAAGGACTGTGTGGACTTGGAGGAATATATTTCTTCTTTCTGATAGAAAGACTCTTGACAATACATACACAAGAAAAACGCAAAAGAAACAAT GGTAAATCTAAACACACCAATAACAAGACGGTATATAGTAAGGAACAAAACAGCAGTTTTATAGGACATGCAAGAAAAACGTCTGAACCTGATTGTGAAGATATGATTATGGGCATTCATCCTGGACACAAAG CTTTGAAGAATTATGCTGAAGAATCTCACAATACTGACTGTCACAAGCTAGATGATTTGAGTGACGAGGAAAATCATGTCAACTGTAAGAAATCTACAGACGAGGAAGAGCCATCACTAGTATTAAGTCATACACATGGTGGTCATGGTCATAGCCACTGTCATAAAGTACCCAAGACAGTGGCAGCTATTGCATGGATGGTTATTATTGGTGATGGAATCCATAACTTTTCTGATGGTTTAGCTATAGGTGCATCTTTTGCAGAAAGTTTAACAGGAGGATTGAGTACATCAATTGCTGTATTCTGTCATGAACTACCTCATGAAATAG gtgATTTTGCTGTTTTATTAAGAGCAGGGATGACAGTTAAACAAGCCCTGGTATATAACTGTGTATCATCTGTTCTTGCCTTTATGGGTATGTGTATTGGTATTCTTATCGGTAATATAGAAGGTGCTAGCCTATGGATTTTTCTTGGAGTCGCTGGCATGTTCCTGTACATAGCTTTAGTTGATATG CTTCCACAGGTGTCTGATGTAGATACAAAGAAGGGAGAGCATCCACATTGTCATCTTTTGTTACAGATTTCAGGAATGATGTTAGGAGCAGGAATAATGTTTCTCATAGCTTTATTTGAACATGACCTGAAGAATATCTTCTGA